In Apium graveolens cultivar Ventura chromosome 10, ASM990537v1, whole genome shotgun sequence, the following are encoded in one genomic region:
- the LOC141691663 gene encoding agamous-like MADS-box protein AGL62, whose protein sequence is MMRKTSGRKKIEIKRIENTANRLVAFSKRRPRLFNKASELCVLTGAEMAILVQSEGGRVFALGHPTVDSVIHTYLGKYTKICKELEVEKNKSSNVGESEGFWWENSLENLEADELEIFINSLEQLKFNVTKKADELRTLSASPSSDNITDGLLDEFLLDNIDVANEDLMMSAVDPNDHGDSVSQSVDAFFL, encoded by the exons ATGATGAGAAAAACAAGTGGTCGTAAAAAGATTGAAATCAAGAGAATAGAAAACACTGCTAATCGGCTAGTTGCTTTCTCGAAACGTCGGCCCAGACTGTTTAATAAAGCTAgtgaattatgtgttttaacCGGTGCTGAGATGGCCATTCTTGTTCAATCTGAAGGAGGCCGTGTGTTTGCTCTTGGTCATCCTACTGTTGATTCTGTTATCCACACTTATCTTGGAA AGTACACAAAGATTTGTAAGGAGTTGGAAGTTGAGAAGAATAAATCTAGTAATGTTGGAGAAAGTGAAGGATTTTGGTGGGAAAATTCTTTAGAGAATTTGGAGGCTGATGAACTTGAgatttttattaattcattggAACAATTGAAGTTTAATGTGACAAAGAAAGCTGATGAGTTGAGGACCTTGTCCGCGAGTCCTTCGTCTGACAACATTACTGATGGATTACTTGATGAGTTTCTTCTGGATAACATTGATGTTGCTAATGAAGACTTGATGATGTCGGCTGTTGATCCTAATGATCATGGAGATTCAGTAAGTCAGTCGGTGGATGCTTTCTTTTTATAA